TGGACCTCGACCAGGCGCGGGCGTTCGTCCGCGACCATCACCGGGCGATCTTGACCACGAGCCGTGACGACGGTTCCCCACAGATGTCCCCGGTGGCCGTTGCCGTCGACGATGGCGGGCATCTGCTCGTGAGCACCCGTCAGAGCGCGCTGAAGACCCGCAACCTGCGCAAGCGGCCCACAGCGTGGCTGTGCGTCATCAGCGACGGGTTCTACGGCCCGTGGATCCAGGTCGAGGGCGACGTGGAGATCGTGGAGCTTCCGGACGCCATGCAGCCGCTGGTCGACT
The sequence above is a segment of the Actinomycetes bacterium genome. Coding sequences within it:
- a CDS encoding PPOX class F420-dependent oxidoreductase → MDLDQARAFVRDHHRAILTTSRDDGSPQMSPVAVAVDDGGHLLVSTRQSALKTRNLRKRPTAWLCVISDGFYGPWIQVEGDVEIVELPDAMQPLVDYYRQVAGEHPDWDDYRAAMEREQRVLLRITARRAGPDVQG